TGATATTTTTTAACTAATTCCCACCAAACTTTATTGAATTCGTCTTTCGATAAATTTTCTGAATACAGTTTATTTTCAAATTCGGTCATCACACCCGCTGACCATGGAATGAGAACAACATAATTTAAAGCTTCTTGTAATAAGTTTTGAGTTGTATCTACTTCAAAATCAGAATCTATTAATCCTTTTTCTTCCAAAAAAGGTTTTTGCATAGCGGCAAGTCCTAATAAACTTCCAATAGCTTCATCGAAACCTCTGTTCGCTGGTTTTCGTAATATTAGCGGCACATCAGGGTTTGAAAAGGATTGGTAATAATAAATATGGCCCAGTTCATGATGAACTATTTCATAATATTCAGCTGTTGGTTCAATACTCATTATACAACGTAAGTCATTATCTAAATCCAAATGCCAAGCAGAAGCAAGGTCGAATTTATTATAAGCTGCATCCGCAGAAAGCGGGTACAAACTTGATTTTTCATAAAAACTATTTGGCAAGGCATCAAAACCAATACTTATATAAAATCTTTCAGCCTCTTTGACCATCCATTCAGGATTTTTGTCTGCAATAGCAGCATCGATATCTAATCCTTCTACATTGACCAATGCTGTCCAATCTTGTCCCCATCGATTTGGTAACCAATGTGCTGGTAAATATTCAGGCACACCTTCATTATATTTTTTTGCCAATTCATAACGTGCCCATGTATGAAGTTCTCGATAAAGTGGCCAGATTTCTTTTACCATTTTTTTCATTTCAGAAAGCATTTCCTCCCTTGTCATTCCATAGTCAGACACTTGGTAGCTGAAAAAATCATCATAATCTAGAGCCTTTACAGTTCCATTACGTAGGTCCCTTAATTTTTCTAAGCCATCTTTCAAATCTATGCCAACTTCTTTAGAGACTTCCCAAATGGCTAAACGTTCATTTAAATTATTAGATTCTCTTAGTACTTTATCTATTTCACCTGTAGT
This genomic stretch from Flavobacteriaceae bacterium GSB9 harbors:
- a CDS encoding M2 family metallopeptidase; protein product: MKKIILLITLVILFSSCKHENKNGSAIKNEVQSYLDNYNTVYKKLHYKSGLAKWDANTHIVPGDTINAYKVQKAEEALANFTGSNENINKARQFLKNKDVLDIEQVRQLNVILYKAANSPEIVSDLVSQRITAKNATTETLFGFDFKLNGKSITTGEIDKVLRESNNLNERLAIWEVSKEVGIDLKDGLEKLRDLRNGTVKALDYDDFFSYQVSDYGMTREEMLSEMKKMVKEIWPLYRELHTWARYELAKKYNEGVPEYLPAHWLPNRWGQDWTALVNVEGLDIDAAIADKNPEWMVKEAERFYISIGFDALPNSFYEKSSLYPLSADAAYNKFDLASAWHLDLDNDLRCIMSIEPTAEYYEIVHHELGHIYYYQSFSNPDVPLILRKPANRGFDEAIGSLLGLAAMQKPFLEEKGLIDSDFEVDTTQNLLQEALNYVVLIPWSAGVMTEFENKLYSENLSKDEFNKVWWELVKKYQGILPPTERGEAYCDAATKGHIIVDAAQYYDYAVSYILLFQFHEYISKNILQQDSHATNYYGSKEVGEFLRGILKTGANNDWRTLLKESVGSGMSAKPMLDYFAPLMTYLKEKNKNRVYTLPTTI